The Microbacterium limosum sequence TGACGCGCTCACAGCGCGCTCGCAGGCCCGATCCGCCGGCGGGGGCTTAGTCTTCCGGGGTGACAACCCTGACCTTCGAGAAGGAGCCCGACGCCTCGCGCTGGACGCTGCGCCGCGGCGACGACCTCGTCAGCGTGCTCGACTACCGCGACGACGGCCGCACGGTCGCGATGACCCGGGCCTACACCGTCCCCACGTTCCGCGGCCACGGCTACGCCGGCGAGGTCGTCGAGAGAGCCGTCGCCGAACTGGAGGCGGCGGGCGACCGCAGCGTCAGCCCCGTGTG is a genomic window containing:
- a CDS encoding GNAT family N-acetyltransferase; this encodes MTTLTFEKEPDASRWTLRRGDDLVSVLDYRDDGRTVAMTRAYTVPTFRGHGYAGEVVERAVAELEAAGDRSVSPVCWYVAEWFDAHPERRGILARRRSA